One genomic segment of Tubulanus polymorphus chromosome 4, tnTubPoly1.2, whole genome shotgun sequence includes these proteins:
- the LOC141903581 gene encoding uncharacterized protein LOC141903581 isoform X3 — MTTKEVLRQLKQSEAKLILKLFRDSDVTAKTWKYLSSPHDIETLKGAVSQDDLCGVDEIIAKCENSPRHRTTSKTLTDTGSPKHQHHQQQQQQLQGSSSRIPRLNHSSPQQSRKSKIPTPGSTVGSTAGKNVKNLNKSKLTTNNPGQIKVKSTKQQQQQQQIPVSSIGVKTVPQTTSSKIKKVVNKTKIVPPGVNTNNSKIAPPGGNTNSKAVPPGVNTNSKITPPGVNTNNSKIRPPGVNTNSKTAPPAGNTNSKIAPPCGNTSKSIASVSDKQSIKTLKTQVRINSRIPTTSFTSKRMANINQQQLPSSTITTQNGASKTEPSEINENGLEPGGSGEDEQDGLEPVNREERGFETFLMTGDMIIRKSAPASQKHSPTPDTSPKHSPPADITNTSPKTSPLADTHKTRLSSLNGAHDTELPSIPKDYSSPAKHRVINSPTSESPISPASDRSHHTDNNENIKEEKIEINRNDDGIHESKIVTIVASKSAEKVSQHGGHMTQHGGHMTQSSMVRTSKSHENYLENPDQLTLVDIDFDDKMASSVDALLTEKSTSSLNELKPNVANHVTASRSLQSSPERKLGGAASVPGFISLEQSTCCSINSNNHKGALDIDENGSPVDCDPPSVVSAEPRRVTDPTLGGSTDSEKSPEDGFQADFDLFDPNNMFHQPLKEVDRPSASRLAKRLYNLEGFKKTDVSRHLSKKNDFAQLVGEEYLKYFEFVGETLDGALRIFLDKFALTGETQERERILAHFSKRYVECNQKIFHSEDACHTLTCAIMLLNTDLHGQNIGRKMTCSEFVENLAELNDGDNFPREVLKAIYNAIKTEQLLWSAYESDEECDDESTLTNSIQPENIKMSSSANPFLDIPDPNSTTEYIKGWVMRKCTKDPDGRKTPFGKRGWKMFHATLKDMILYLHKDEHGFKKSIVYQMSHAVRIHHCLAIKATDYRKKQHVFSLKTADWSEYLFQTSDSKELQRWIDTINFVAAALSAPPLPGGCGSQRKFQRPLLPSSYTKLSLPEQLTHHEQKVIEIENDLKEHQLYPPSKSDKQRIIEDYEEREKFLEYELKRFKMYSYLLQAKMTSYPTEMEPSLVETAIHEEPSSPDTPPGGIKPDKSTKPVQRSLSDSENYIYITHL; from the exons ttttGAGACAATTAAAACAATCAGAAGCGAAGTTAATTCTGAAGTTATTTAGAG acTCTGATGTAACGGCAAAAACATGGAAATATTTGAGTTCACCTCATGATATAGAAACATTGAAAGGTGCAGTTTCACAGGATGATTTATGTGGAGTTGATGAAATCATCGCGAAATGTGAAAATAGTCCTCGACACAGAACGACATCTAAAACATTAACAGATACCGGTAGTCCTAAACACCAgcatcatcagcagcagcagcagcagctgcagggGTCATCATCGCGGATACCACGTCTCAATCACAGCTCGCCGCAACAATCCAGAAAATCGAAAATACCAACACCAGGTTCTACTGTCGGTTCAACTGCGGGTAAAAACGTGAAAAATCTCAATAAATCTAAATTGACGACAAATAATCCCGGGCAGATTAAAGTGAAATCAAcaaaacagcaacaacaacaacaacaaatacCAGTGAGTTCTATAGGAGTAAAAACAGTTCCACAGACCACAAGCAGTAAAATCAAAAAGGTTgtgaataaaactaaaatagtgCCCCCTGGTGTTAATACAAACAACTCTAAAatagcgccccctggtggtaaTACAAACTCTAAAGCAGTGCCCCCTGGTGTTAATACAAACTCTAAAATAACACCCCCTGGTGTTAATACGAACAACTCTAAAATAAGGCCCCCTGGTGTGAATACAAACTCTAAAACAGCGCCTCCTGCTGGGAATACAAACTCTAAAATAGCGCCTCCTTGTGGCAATACCAGTAAATCGATAGCGTCTGTGAGCGATAAAcaatcaataaaaacattgaaaactcaAGTGAGGATAAACAGCCGAATACCAACTACGAGTTTCACTTCAAAGAGAATggcaaatataaatcaacaacAATTACCTTCATCGACAATAACTACACAAAACGGAGCCTCAAAAACTGAACCcagtgaaatcaatgaaaacgGACTGGAACCCGGAGGTAGTGGTGAGGACGAACAGGACGGACTGGAACCGGTTAATCGCGAAGAAAGAGGCTTCGAAACGTTTCTCATGACCGGAGATATGATAATCCGTAAATCAGCACCGGCATCTCAAAAACACAGTCCAACACCGGATACCAGTCCAAAACACAGTCCACCAGCGGATATTACTAATACCAGTCCAAAAACCAGTCCATTAGCGGATACTCATAAAACACGGCTATCTTCATTAAACGGTGCTCACGATACTGAATTACCCAGCATTCCAAAAGACTACAGTTCTCCTGCCAAACACAGAGTTATTAATAGTCCGACTAGTGAAAGTCCGATTAGTCCAGCGAGTGATCGCTCTCATCACACCGACAATaacgaaaatattaaagaagaaaaaatagaaataaacagAAACGATGACGGAATTCACGAGTCGAAAATAGTAACCATAGTCGCGAGTAAAAGTGCCGAAAAAGTATCGCAACACGGTGGTCACATGACTCAACACGGCGGTCACATGACTCAATCATCGATGGTTCGAACATCTAAAAGTCATGAGAATTATCTGGAGAATCCGGATCAGTTAACGCTGGTCGATATCGACTTCGACGATAAAATGGCGTCATCCGTCGACGCTTTATTAACGGAGAAATCAACTTCATCTTTAAACGAACTAAAACCGAACGTAGCCAATCACGTGACGGCATCGCGTAGTTTACAGAGTTCACCGGAACGTAAACTAGGGGGCGCCGCTAGCGTTCCCGGGTTTATCAGTCTAGAACAGTCGACGTGTTGTAGTATTAATAGTAATAATCATAAAGGTGCTTTAGATATCGATGAGAACGGTAGTCCTGTAGACTGTGATCCTCCATCGGTCGTATCAGCTGAACCCCGCAGAGTCACTGATCCGACGCTAGGGGGCAGCACTGATTCTGAGAAATCGCCCGAGGACGGATTTCAAGcggattttgatttatttgatccGAATAACATGTTTCATCAACCGTTAAAAGAAGTCGATCGACCGTCGGCTAGTCGACTCGCTAAACGACTTTATAACTTGGAAGGATTTAAGAAAACAGATGTTTCTCGACATCTCAGTAAAAA GAATGATTTTGCTCAGTTGGTTGGAGAGGAATATTTGAAGTATTTCGAGTTTGTTGGAGAGACTCTCGATGGAGCATTGCGAATATTTCTCGATAAATTTGCATTAACCGGTGAAACtcaggagagagagagaatttTAGCTCACTTCTCTAAACGTTATGTTGAATGtaatcagaaaatatttcattctgaag acgCGTGTCATACTTTAACTTGTGCAATAATGTTATTGAATACAGATCTACACGGTCAG AATATTGGTCGTAAAATGACGTGTTCAGAATTTGTAGAAAATCTCGCTGAACTAAATGATGGTGATAATTTTCCTCGTGAAGTTTTAAAAGCGATTTATAATGCGATTAAAACAGAACAATTATTGTGGTCGGC ttaTGAAAGTGATGAAGAATGTGACGATGAATCAACTTTAACAAACTCGATTCaacctgaaaatatcaaaatgtccTCATCAGCAAATCCATTCTTAGAC ATCCCGGACCCGAATTCAACCACGGAATATATTAAAGGTTGGGTGATGAGAAAATGTACTAAAGACCCGGACGGCAGGAAAA CTCCGTTTGGTAAACGTGGATGGAAGATGTTCCACGCGACCTTGAAGGATATGATTCTTTACCTACATAAAGACGAACACGGTTTTAAGAAGTCGATAGTTTATCAGATGAGTCATGCTGTTAGGATACATCATTGTTTAGCCATTAAAGCTACAGATTACAGGAAAAAACAGCATGTGTTTTCATTGAAGACGGCTGATTGGTCGGAATATCTCTTCCAAACCAG TGACAGTAAAGAACTACAGAGATGGATTGATACTATTAATTTCGTAGCTGCAGCTCTGTCAGCTCCACCTCTTCCAGGAGGCTGTGGATCTCAGAGAAAATTTCAGCGACCTCTATTGCCATCATCGTACACTAAACTCAGTCTG CCGGAACAACTGACACATCACGAACAGAAAGtgatagaaattgaaaatgatttgaaagaACATCAATTGTATCCACCTTCAAAATCCGATAAACAAAGAATCATTGAAGATTATGAAGAGAGGGAGAAGTTTTTAGAATATGAG TTGAAGCGTTTTAAGATGTATAGTTACCTGTTACAAGCGAAGATGACTAGCTACCCTACAGAGATGGAGCCATCATTAGTAGAAACAGCCATTCACGAGGAGCCCTCATCACCCGacacgccacctggtggtaTTAAACCTGATAAATCAACGAAACCAGTTCAACGTAGTTTATCCGATAG TGAGAATTATATCTACATAACGCATTTATAA
- the LOC141903581 gene encoding uncharacterized protein LOC141903581 isoform X1, with product MTTKEVLRQLKQSEAKLILKLFRDSDVTAKTWKYLSSPHDIETLKGAVSQDDLCGVDEIIAKCENSPRHRTTSKTLTDTGSPKHQHHQQQQQQLQGSSSRIPRLNHSSPQQSRKSKIPTPGSTVGSTAGKNVKNLNKSKLTTNNPGQIKVKSTKQQQQQQQIPVSSIGVKTVPQTTSSKIKKVVNKTKIVPPGVNTNNSKIAPPGGNTNSKAVPPGVNTNSKITPPGVNTNNSKIRPPGVNTNSKTAPPAGNTNSKIAPPCGNTSKSIASVSDKQSIKTLKTQVRINSRIPTTSFTSKRMANINQQQLPSSTITTQNGASKTEPSEINENGLEPGGSGEDEQDGLEPVNREERGFETFLMTGDMIIRKSAPASQKHSPTPDTSPKHSPPADITNTSPKTSPLADTHKTRLSSLNGAHDTELPSIPKDYSSPAKHRVINSPTSESPISPASDRSHHTDNNENIKEEKIEINRNDDGIHESKIVTIVASKSAEKVSQHGGHMTQHGGHMTQSSMVRTSKSHENYLENPDQLTLVDIDFDDKMASSVDALLTEKSTSSLNELKPNVANHVTASRSLQSSPERKLGGAASVPGFISLEQSTCCSINSNNHKGALDIDENGSPVDCDPPSVVSAEPRRVTDPTLGGSTDSEKSPEDGFQADFDLFDPNNMFHQPLKEVDRPSASRLAKRLYNLEGFKKTDVSRHLSKKNDFAQLVGEEYLKYFEFVGETLDGALRIFLDKFALTGETQERERILAHFSKRYVECNQKIFHSEDACHTLTCAIMLLNTDLHGQNIGRKMTCSEFVENLAELNDGDNFPREVLKAIYNAIKTEQLLWSAYESDEECDDESTLTNSIQPENIKMSSSANPFLDIPDPNSTTEYIKGWVMRKCTKDPDGRKTPFGKRGWKMFHATLKDMILYLHKDEHGFKKSIVYQMSHAVRIHHCLAIKATDYRKKQHVFSLKTADWSEYLFQTSDSKELQRWIDTINFVAAALSAPPLPGGCGSQRKFQRPLLPSSYTKLSLPEQLTHHEQKVIEIENDLKEHQLYPPSKSDKQRIIEDYEEREKFLEYELKRFKMYSYLLQAKMTSYPTEMEPSLVETAIHEEPSSPDTPPGGIKPDKSTKPVQRSLSDRVSRSCEDVELDFSGSGFVVKRHPPNSPEIRPRVNSLSYETSL from the exons ttttGAGACAATTAAAACAATCAGAAGCGAAGTTAATTCTGAAGTTATTTAGAG acTCTGATGTAACGGCAAAAACATGGAAATATTTGAGTTCACCTCATGATATAGAAACATTGAAAGGTGCAGTTTCACAGGATGATTTATGTGGAGTTGATGAAATCATCGCGAAATGTGAAAATAGTCCTCGACACAGAACGACATCTAAAACATTAACAGATACCGGTAGTCCTAAACACCAgcatcatcagcagcagcagcagcagctgcagggGTCATCATCGCGGATACCACGTCTCAATCACAGCTCGCCGCAACAATCCAGAAAATCGAAAATACCAACACCAGGTTCTACTGTCGGTTCAACTGCGGGTAAAAACGTGAAAAATCTCAATAAATCTAAATTGACGACAAATAATCCCGGGCAGATTAAAGTGAAATCAAcaaaacagcaacaacaacaacaacaaatacCAGTGAGTTCTATAGGAGTAAAAACAGTTCCACAGACCACAAGCAGTAAAATCAAAAAGGTTgtgaataaaactaaaatagtgCCCCCTGGTGTTAATACAAACAACTCTAAAatagcgccccctggtggtaaTACAAACTCTAAAGCAGTGCCCCCTGGTGTTAATACAAACTCTAAAATAACACCCCCTGGTGTTAATACGAACAACTCTAAAATAAGGCCCCCTGGTGTGAATACAAACTCTAAAACAGCGCCTCCTGCTGGGAATACAAACTCTAAAATAGCGCCTCCTTGTGGCAATACCAGTAAATCGATAGCGTCTGTGAGCGATAAAcaatcaataaaaacattgaaaactcaAGTGAGGATAAACAGCCGAATACCAACTACGAGTTTCACTTCAAAGAGAATggcaaatataaatcaacaacAATTACCTTCATCGACAATAACTACACAAAACGGAGCCTCAAAAACTGAACCcagtgaaatcaatgaaaacgGACTGGAACCCGGAGGTAGTGGTGAGGACGAACAGGACGGACTGGAACCGGTTAATCGCGAAGAAAGAGGCTTCGAAACGTTTCTCATGACCGGAGATATGATAATCCGTAAATCAGCACCGGCATCTCAAAAACACAGTCCAACACCGGATACCAGTCCAAAACACAGTCCACCAGCGGATATTACTAATACCAGTCCAAAAACCAGTCCATTAGCGGATACTCATAAAACACGGCTATCTTCATTAAACGGTGCTCACGATACTGAATTACCCAGCATTCCAAAAGACTACAGTTCTCCTGCCAAACACAGAGTTATTAATAGTCCGACTAGTGAAAGTCCGATTAGTCCAGCGAGTGATCGCTCTCATCACACCGACAATaacgaaaatattaaagaagaaaaaatagaaataaacagAAACGATGACGGAATTCACGAGTCGAAAATAGTAACCATAGTCGCGAGTAAAAGTGCCGAAAAAGTATCGCAACACGGTGGTCACATGACTCAACACGGCGGTCACATGACTCAATCATCGATGGTTCGAACATCTAAAAGTCATGAGAATTATCTGGAGAATCCGGATCAGTTAACGCTGGTCGATATCGACTTCGACGATAAAATGGCGTCATCCGTCGACGCTTTATTAACGGAGAAATCAACTTCATCTTTAAACGAACTAAAACCGAACGTAGCCAATCACGTGACGGCATCGCGTAGTTTACAGAGTTCACCGGAACGTAAACTAGGGGGCGCCGCTAGCGTTCCCGGGTTTATCAGTCTAGAACAGTCGACGTGTTGTAGTATTAATAGTAATAATCATAAAGGTGCTTTAGATATCGATGAGAACGGTAGTCCTGTAGACTGTGATCCTCCATCGGTCGTATCAGCTGAACCCCGCAGAGTCACTGATCCGACGCTAGGGGGCAGCACTGATTCTGAGAAATCGCCCGAGGACGGATTTCAAGcggattttgatttatttgatccGAATAACATGTTTCATCAACCGTTAAAAGAAGTCGATCGACCGTCGGCTAGTCGACTCGCTAAACGACTTTATAACTTGGAAGGATTTAAGAAAACAGATGTTTCTCGACATCTCAGTAAAAA GAATGATTTTGCTCAGTTGGTTGGAGAGGAATATTTGAAGTATTTCGAGTTTGTTGGAGAGACTCTCGATGGAGCATTGCGAATATTTCTCGATAAATTTGCATTAACCGGTGAAACtcaggagagagagagaatttTAGCTCACTTCTCTAAACGTTATGTTGAATGtaatcagaaaatatttcattctgaag acgCGTGTCATACTTTAACTTGTGCAATAATGTTATTGAATACAGATCTACACGGTCAG AATATTGGTCGTAAAATGACGTGTTCAGAATTTGTAGAAAATCTCGCTGAACTAAATGATGGTGATAATTTTCCTCGTGAAGTTTTAAAAGCGATTTATAATGCGATTAAAACAGAACAATTATTGTGGTCGGC ttaTGAAAGTGATGAAGAATGTGACGATGAATCAACTTTAACAAACTCGATTCaacctgaaaatatcaaaatgtccTCATCAGCAAATCCATTCTTAGAC ATCCCGGACCCGAATTCAACCACGGAATATATTAAAGGTTGGGTGATGAGAAAATGTACTAAAGACCCGGACGGCAGGAAAA CTCCGTTTGGTAAACGTGGATGGAAGATGTTCCACGCGACCTTGAAGGATATGATTCTTTACCTACATAAAGACGAACACGGTTTTAAGAAGTCGATAGTTTATCAGATGAGTCATGCTGTTAGGATACATCATTGTTTAGCCATTAAAGCTACAGATTACAGGAAAAAACAGCATGTGTTTTCATTGAAGACGGCTGATTGGTCGGAATATCTCTTCCAAACCAG TGACAGTAAAGAACTACAGAGATGGATTGATACTATTAATTTCGTAGCTGCAGCTCTGTCAGCTCCACCTCTTCCAGGAGGCTGTGGATCTCAGAGAAAATTTCAGCGACCTCTATTGCCATCATCGTACACTAAACTCAGTCTG CCGGAACAACTGACACATCACGAACAGAAAGtgatagaaattgaaaatgatttgaaagaACATCAATTGTATCCACCTTCAAAATCCGATAAACAAAGAATCATTGAAGATTATGAAGAGAGGGAGAAGTTTTTAGAATATGAG TTGAAGCGTTTTAAGATGTATAGTTACCTGTTACAAGCGAAGATGACTAGCTACCCTACAGAGATGGAGCCATCATTAGTAGAAACAGCCATTCACGAGGAGCCCTCATCACCCGacacgccacctggtggtaTTAAACCTGATAAATCAACGAAACCAGTTCAACGTAGTTTATCCGATAG aGTTTCGCGGAGCTGTGAAGATGTTGAGTTAGATTTCAGCGGGTCGGGATTCGTCGTAAAAAGGCATCCTCCAAATTCTCCGGAGATTCGACCCAGAGTCAACAGTCTTTCATACGAAACATCTCTTTAA
- the LOC141903581 gene encoding uncharacterized protein LOC141903581 isoform X2, translating to MIKVNNFNSDVTAKTWKYLSSPHDIETLKGAVSQDDLCGVDEIIAKCENSPRHRTTSKTLTDTGSPKHQHHQQQQQQLQGSSSRIPRLNHSSPQQSRKSKIPTPGSTVGSTAGKNVKNLNKSKLTTNNPGQIKVKSTKQQQQQQQIPVSSIGVKTVPQTTSSKIKKVVNKTKIVPPGVNTNNSKIAPPGGNTNSKAVPPGVNTNSKITPPGVNTNNSKIRPPGVNTNSKTAPPAGNTNSKIAPPCGNTSKSIASVSDKQSIKTLKTQVRINSRIPTTSFTSKRMANINQQQLPSSTITTQNGASKTEPSEINENGLEPGGSGEDEQDGLEPVNREERGFETFLMTGDMIIRKSAPASQKHSPTPDTSPKHSPPADITNTSPKTSPLADTHKTRLSSLNGAHDTELPSIPKDYSSPAKHRVINSPTSESPISPASDRSHHTDNNENIKEEKIEINRNDDGIHESKIVTIVASKSAEKVSQHGGHMTQHGGHMTQSSMVRTSKSHENYLENPDQLTLVDIDFDDKMASSVDALLTEKSTSSLNELKPNVANHVTASRSLQSSPERKLGGAASVPGFISLEQSTCCSINSNNHKGALDIDENGSPVDCDPPSVVSAEPRRVTDPTLGGSTDSEKSPEDGFQADFDLFDPNNMFHQPLKEVDRPSASRLAKRLYNLEGFKKTDVSRHLSKKNDFAQLVGEEYLKYFEFVGETLDGALRIFLDKFALTGETQERERILAHFSKRYVECNQKIFHSEDACHTLTCAIMLLNTDLHGQNIGRKMTCSEFVENLAELNDGDNFPREVLKAIYNAIKTEQLLWSAYESDEECDDESTLTNSIQPENIKMSSSANPFLDIPDPNSTTEYIKGWVMRKCTKDPDGRKTPFGKRGWKMFHATLKDMILYLHKDEHGFKKSIVYQMSHAVRIHHCLAIKATDYRKKQHVFSLKTADWSEYLFQTSDSKELQRWIDTINFVAAALSAPPLPGGCGSQRKFQRPLLPSSYTKLSLPEQLTHHEQKVIEIENDLKEHQLYPPSKSDKQRIIEDYEEREKFLEYELKRFKMYSYLLQAKMTSYPTEMEPSLVETAIHEEPSSPDTPPGGIKPDKSTKPVQRSLSDRVSRSCEDVELDFSGSGFVVKRHPPNSPEIRPRVNSLSYETSL from the exons ATGATCAAAGTAAATAATTTCA acTCTGATGTAACGGCAAAAACATGGAAATATTTGAGTTCACCTCATGATATAGAAACATTGAAAGGTGCAGTTTCACAGGATGATTTATGTGGAGTTGATGAAATCATCGCGAAATGTGAAAATAGTCCTCGACACAGAACGACATCTAAAACATTAACAGATACCGGTAGTCCTAAACACCAgcatcatcagcagcagcagcagcagctgcagggGTCATCATCGCGGATACCACGTCTCAATCACAGCTCGCCGCAACAATCCAGAAAATCGAAAATACCAACACCAGGTTCTACTGTCGGTTCAACTGCGGGTAAAAACGTGAAAAATCTCAATAAATCTAAATTGACGACAAATAATCCCGGGCAGATTAAAGTGAAATCAAcaaaacagcaacaacaacaacaacaaatacCAGTGAGTTCTATAGGAGTAAAAACAGTTCCACAGACCACAAGCAGTAAAATCAAAAAGGTTgtgaataaaactaaaatagtgCCCCCTGGTGTTAATACAAACAACTCTAAAatagcgccccctggtggtaaTACAAACTCTAAAGCAGTGCCCCCTGGTGTTAATACAAACTCTAAAATAACACCCCCTGGTGTTAATACGAACAACTCTAAAATAAGGCCCCCTGGTGTGAATACAAACTCTAAAACAGCGCCTCCTGCTGGGAATACAAACTCTAAAATAGCGCCTCCTTGTGGCAATACCAGTAAATCGATAGCGTCTGTGAGCGATAAAcaatcaataaaaacattgaaaactcaAGTGAGGATAAACAGCCGAATACCAACTACGAGTTTCACTTCAAAGAGAATggcaaatataaatcaacaacAATTACCTTCATCGACAATAACTACACAAAACGGAGCCTCAAAAACTGAACCcagtgaaatcaatgaaaacgGACTGGAACCCGGAGGTAGTGGTGAGGACGAACAGGACGGACTGGAACCGGTTAATCGCGAAGAAAGAGGCTTCGAAACGTTTCTCATGACCGGAGATATGATAATCCGTAAATCAGCACCGGCATCTCAAAAACACAGTCCAACACCGGATACCAGTCCAAAACACAGTCCACCAGCGGATATTACTAATACCAGTCCAAAAACCAGTCCATTAGCGGATACTCATAAAACACGGCTATCTTCATTAAACGGTGCTCACGATACTGAATTACCCAGCATTCCAAAAGACTACAGTTCTCCTGCCAAACACAGAGTTATTAATAGTCCGACTAGTGAAAGTCCGATTAGTCCAGCGAGTGATCGCTCTCATCACACCGACAATaacgaaaatattaaagaagaaaaaatagaaataaacagAAACGATGACGGAATTCACGAGTCGAAAATAGTAACCATAGTCGCGAGTAAAAGTGCCGAAAAAGTATCGCAACACGGTGGTCACATGACTCAACACGGCGGTCACATGACTCAATCATCGATGGTTCGAACATCTAAAAGTCATGAGAATTATCTGGAGAATCCGGATCAGTTAACGCTGGTCGATATCGACTTCGACGATAAAATGGCGTCATCCGTCGACGCTTTATTAACGGAGAAATCAACTTCATCTTTAAACGAACTAAAACCGAACGTAGCCAATCACGTGACGGCATCGCGTAGTTTACAGAGTTCACCGGAACGTAAACTAGGGGGCGCCGCTAGCGTTCCCGGGTTTATCAGTCTAGAACAGTCGACGTGTTGTAGTATTAATAGTAATAATCATAAAGGTGCTTTAGATATCGATGAGAACGGTAGTCCTGTAGACTGTGATCCTCCATCGGTCGTATCAGCTGAACCCCGCAGAGTCACTGATCCGACGCTAGGGGGCAGCACTGATTCTGAGAAATCGCCCGAGGACGGATTTCAAGcggattttgatttatttgatccGAATAACATGTTTCATCAACCGTTAAAAGAAGTCGATCGACCGTCGGCTAGTCGACTCGCTAAACGACTTTATAACTTGGAAGGATTTAAGAAAACAGATGTTTCTCGACATCTCAGTAAAAA GAATGATTTTGCTCAGTTGGTTGGAGAGGAATATTTGAAGTATTTCGAGTTTGTTGGAGAGACTCTCGATGGAGCATTGCGAATATTTCTCGATAAATTTGCATTAACCGGTGAAACtcaggagagagagagaatttTAGCTCACTTCTCTAAACGTTATGTTGAATGtaatcagaaaatatttcattctgaag acgCGTGTCATACTTTAACTTGTGCAATAATGTTATTGAATACAGATCTACACGGTCAG AATATTGGTCGTAAAATGACGTGTTCAGAATTTGTAGAAAATCTCGCTGAACTAAATGATGGTGATAATTTTCCTCGTGAAGTTTTAAAAGCGATTTATAATGCGATTAAAACAGAACAATTATTGTGGTCGGC ttaTGAAAGTGATGAAGAATGTGACGATGAATCAACTTTAACAAACTCGATTCaacctgaaaatatcaaaatgtccTCATCAGCAAATCCATTCTTAGAC ATCCCGGACCCGAATTCAACCACGGAATATATTAAAGGTTGGGTGATGAGAAAATGTACTAAAGACCCGGACGGCAGGAAAA CTCCGTTTGGTAAACGTGGATGGAAGATGTTCCACGCGACCTTGAAGGATATGATTCTTTACCTACATAAAGACGAACACGGTTTTAAGAAGTCGATAGTTTATCAGATGAGTCATGCTGTTAGGATACATCATTGTTTAGCCATTAAAGCTACAGATTACAGGAAAAAACAGCATGTGTTTTCATTGAAGACGGCTGATTGGTCGGAATATCTCTTCCAAACCAG TGACAGTAAAGAACTACAGAGATGGATTGATACTATTAATTTCGTAGCTGCAGCTCTGTCAGCTCCACCTCTTCCAGGAGGCTGTGGATCTCAGAGAAAATTTCAGCGACCTCTATTGCCATCATCGTACACTAAACTCAGTCTG CCGGAACAACTGACACATCACGAACAGAAAGtgatagaaattgaaaatgatttgaaagaACATCAATTGTATCCACCTTCAAAATCCGATAAACAAAGAATCATTGAAGATTATGAAGAGAGGGAGAAGTTTTTAGAATATGAG TTGAAGCGTTTTAAGATGTATAGTTACCTGTTACAAGCGAAGATGACTAGCTACCCTACAGAGATGGAGCCATCATTAGTAGAAACAGCCATTCACGAGGAGCCCTCATCACCCGacacgccacctggtggtaTTAAACCTGATAAATCAACGAAACCAGTTCAACGTAGTTTATCCGATAG aGTTTCGCGGAGCTGTGAAGATGTTGAGTTAGATTTCAGCGGGTCGGGATTCGTCGTAAAAAGGCATCCTCCAAATTCTCCGGAGATTCGACCCAGAGTCAACAGTCTTTCATACGAAACATCTCTTTAA